In Ailuropoda melanoleuca isolate Jingjing chromosome 4, ASM200744v2, whole genome shotgun sequence, the following proteins share a genomic window:
- the ALS2CL gene encoding ALS2 C-terminal-like protein isoform X3, whose amino-acid sequence MCSPEEEALLRLEEVFSATLARINSLVLQPLLETTPEPSDAQGREGVRLLQQLHQSSQRLWEVTEESLHSLQERLGHQDTVGLESLLLLRDADRVLQVHVEYIESYASCVVVQAFQKAAKKRREFWRGQRKALWQLLSGMSSEASVGTALAQALHQPLAHHVQQYVFLLLSLGDSTADPYPTRELVVHAATLFGNLQSFMRQVLDQALATQALRHSLSSRLRDLLCTPARRLLQDSQDVPVTVTPLRAERVLLFDDVLVLLQGHSVHTFDLKLVWLDPGQDGCTFHLLTPEEELSFCSKDPQDRMVWQWKVTQAVCQALRGKKDFPVLGAGLEPSEPPTCRCVAYTFRAEGRLCQATYEGEWCRGRPHGRGTLKWPDGRNHVGSFCQGLEHGFGIRLVPQASEDKFDCYKCHWREGSMCGYGICEYGTDKVYKGYFRAGLRHGFGVLESAPQAPQPFKYTGHWERGQRSGYGVEEDGDRGERYIGMWQADQRHGPGVMVTQAGVCYQGTFQADKMVGPGILLSEDDSLYEGTFTRDLTLVGKGKVTFPNGFTLEGSFGSGAGKGLHTQGVLDTAAFPPDPSSTRKRAQPEPCADRMEDVLDELLLHREPPALRECLGKALSNSLHPLGKLLRTLMLTFQATYAGMGASKHLQALAQEEVKQHARELWAAYRGLLQVALQRKGQAPEEDEDTETRDLQVHGLVLPLMLPSFYSELFTLYLLLHETEDSLYSQGIANLSLFPDTKLLEFLDVQKHLWPLKDLTLTTNQRLSLVRDKCFLSATECLQKIITTVDPREKLEVLERTYGEIEATVSRVLGQEHKLPMDDLLPLLIYVVSRARIQHLGAEIHLIRDMMDPIHTGGLYDFLLTALESCYEHIQKEDMRLHRFPGRWDSREHW is encoded by the exons ATGTGCAGCCCGGAGGAGGAGGCCCTGCTGCGGCTGGAGGAGGTCTTCTCGGCTACCCTCGCCCGCATCAACAGCCTTGTCCTCCAGCCCCTGCTCGAAACCA ccccagagccctcGGATGCCCAGGGCAGAGAGGGCGTGCGGCTCCTGCAGCAGCTGCACCAGAGCTCCCAGCGGCTCTGGGAGGTGACGGAGGAGAGCCTGCACTCGCTGCAGGAGAGGCTGGGCCACCAGGACACCGTGGGCCTGGAGTCCCTGCTGTTGCTGCGCGACGCCGACCGCGTGCTACAAGTTCACGTGGA GTACATTGAGTCCTACGCGAGCTGCGTGGTGGTGCAGGCCTTTCAGAAGGCAGCAAAGAAGAGGAG ggagTTCTGGCGGGGGCAGCGGAAGGCCCTGTGGCAGCTGCTGTCGGGCATGAGCTCCGAGGCCTCTGTGGGCACGGCACTGGCCCAGGCCCTCCACCAGCCGCTGGCCCATCACGTGCAGCAGTATGTGTTCCTCCTGCTGAGCCTTGGGGACAGCACTGCGGAC CCTTACCCCACGCGGGAGCTGGTGGTGCATGCGGCCACCCTCTTCGGGAACCTGCAGTCCTTCATGAGGCAGGTGCTGGACCAGGCCCTGGCCACGCAGGCTCTCCGGCACTCCCTGAGCAGCCGGCTGAGA GATTTGCTCTGCACCCCTGCACGCCGACTCTTGCAGGACAGCCAGGACGTACCGGTGACGGTGACCCCGCTGCGGGCAGAGCGCGTGCTGCTCTTTGACGATGTCCTCGTCTTGCTGCAG GGTCACAGTGTCCACACCTTTGATCTGAAGCTGGTGTGGCTGGATCCTGGGCAGGACGG GTGCACCTTTCACCTCCTCACACCTGAGGAAGAGCTCTCCTTTTGCTCCAAGGACCCCCAGGACCGG ATGGTCTGGCAGTGGAAAGTGACTcaggctgtgtgccaggccctgcgtGGGAAGAAGGACTTCCCTGTGCTGGGGGCAGGCCTAGAGCCCTCCGAGCCCCCCACCTGCCGCTGCGTGGCATACACCTTCCGTGCGGAGGGCCGGCTCTGCCAGGCCACCTACGAGGGCGAGTGGTGTCGGGGCAGGCCCCATGGCAG GGGCACCCTGAAGTGGCCCGATGGCCGGAATCACGTGGGGAGTTTTTGCCAGGGCCTGGAGCACGG CTTCGGCATCCGCCTGGTGCCTCAGGCCTCGGAGGATAAGTTTGACTGTTACAAGTGCCACTGGCGGGAAGGCAGCATGTGTGGCTACGGCATCTGTGA GTACGGCACCGACAAGGTGTACAAAGGCTACTTCCGGGCGGGCCTGCGGCACGGATTTGGGGTCCTCGAGAGCGCCCCACAGGCCCCACAGCCCTTCAAGTACACGGGCCACTGGGAGAGGGGCCAGCGGAGCGGGTATGGCGTCGAGGAGGACGGTGACAG GGGTGAGCGCTATATTGGCATGTGGCAGGCCGACCAGCGCCACGGTCCGGGGGTCATGGTCACCCAGGCTGGTGTCTGCTACCAGGGGACCTTCCAGGCGGACAAGATGGTG GGCCCCGGGATCCTCCTGTCTGAAGATGACTCCCTGTATGAGGGCACCTTCACCAGGGACCTGACCCTTGTGGGGAAG ggcaaggtcaccttccccaATGGCTTCACCTTGGAGGGCTCTTTTGGCAGCGGGGCAGGGAAAGGACTGCATACCCAGGGTGTGCTGGACACAGCTGCCTTCCCGCCAGATCCGAGCAGCACCCGAAAGAG ggcccagcccgaGCCCTGTGCGGACAGAATGGAAGACGTCTTGGATGAGCTGCTGCTGCACCGGGAGCCCCCGGCCCTGCGGGAGTGCCTCGGGAAG GCTCTGAGCAACTCCCTGCACCCCCTGGGAAAGCTGCTCCGGACGCTGATGCTGACCTTCCAGGCCACGTACGCGGGCATGGGGGCCAGCAAGCATCTGCAGGCGCTGGCCCAGGAGGAGGTGAAGCAGCACGCCCGCGAGCTCTGGGCTGCCTACAG GGGTCTGCTGCAGGTGGCCTTACAGCGCAAGGGCCAGGCTCCCGAGGAGGACGAGGATACGGAGACAAG GGACCTGCAGGTGCATGGCCTCGTGCTGCCCCTTATGCTGCCCAGCTTCTACTCAGAGCTCTTCACTCTCTACCTGCTTCTTCATGAGACGGAGGACAGTCTCTACAGCCAGGGCATCGCCAACCTGAGCCTCTTCCCCGACACCAAGCTGCTCGAGTTCCTGGACGTGCAGAA GCATCTGTGGCCCCTCAAGGACCTCACGCTGACAACCAATCAG AGGCTCTCCCTGGTCAGGGACAAGTGCTTCCTGTCAGCCACTGAGTGTCTGCAGAAGATCAT CACCACGGTGGACCCCCGGGAGAAGCTGGAGGTGCTGGAGAGGACGTACGGGGAAATTGAGGCCACCGTGTCACGTGTGCTGGGCCAGGAGCACAAGCTGCCCATGGACGACCTGCTGCCACTGCTGATCTACGTGGTGTCACGTGCCCG AATCCAGCACCTGGGAGCCGAGATCCACCTGATCCGAGACATGATGGACCCCATCCACACGGGGGGACTGTATGACTTCTTGCTCACGGCCCTGGAG TCTTGTTACGAGCACATCCAGAAGGAAGATATGAGGCTGCACCGCTTTCCTGGCCGCTGGGACTCCAGGGAGCACTGGTAG
- the ALS2CL gene encoding ALS2 C-terminal-like protein isoform X2 has translation MCSPEEEALLRLEEVFSATLARINSLVLQPLLETTPEPSDAQGREGVRLLQQLHQSSQRLWEVTEESLHSLQERLGHQDTVGLESLLLLRDADRVLQVHVEYIESYASCVVVQAFQKAAKKRREFWRGQRKALWQLLSGMSSEASVGTALAQALHQPLAHHVQQYVFLLLSLGDSTADPYPTRELVVHAATLFGNLQSFMRQVLDQALATQALRHSLSSRLRDLLCTPARRLLQDSQDVPVTVTPLRAERVLLFDDVLVLLQGHSVHTFDLKLVWLDPGQDGCTFHLLTPEEELSFCSKDPQDRMVWQWKVTQAVCQALRGKKDFPVLGAGLEPSEPPTCRCVAYTFRAEGRLCQATYEGEWCRGRPHGRGTLKWPDGRNHVGSFCQGLEHGFGIRLVPQASEDKFDCYKCHWREGSMCGYGICEYGTDKVYKGYFRAGLRHGFGVLESAPQAPQPFKYTGHWERGQRSGYGVEEDGDRGERYIGMWQADQRHGPGVMVTQAGVCYQGTFQADKMVGPGILLSEDDSLYEGTFTRDLTLVGKGKVTFPNGFTLEGSFGSGAGKGLHTQGVLDTAAFPPDPSSTRKRQLGVGAFPVESRWQGIYGPFRDFVSAGCPGDEQETLLGFHVQNSRELRKSQEYLCCERAQPEPCADRMEDVLDELLLHREPPALRECLGKALSNSLHPLGKLLRTLMLTFQATYAGMGASKHLQALAQEEVKQHARELWAAYRGLLQVALQRKGQAPEEDEDTETRDLQVHGLVLPLMLPSFYSELFTLYLLLHETEDSLYSQGIANLSLFPDTKLLEFLDVQKHLWPLKDLTLTTNQRLSLVRDKCFLSATECLQKIITTVDPREKLEVLERTYGEIEATVSRVLGQEHKLPMDDLLPLLIYVVSRARLVTSTSRRKI, from the exons ATGTGCAGCCCGGAGGAGGAGGCCCTGCTGCGGCTGGAGGAGGTCTTCTCGGCTACCCTCGCCCGCATCAACAGCCTTGTCCTCCAGCCCCTGCTCGAAACCA ccccagagccctcGGATGCCCAGGGCAGAGAGGGCGTGCGGCTCCTGCAGCAGCTGCACCAGAGCTCCCAGCGGCTCTGGGAGGTGACGGAGGAGAGCCTGCACTCGCTGCAGGAGAGGCTGGGCCACCAGGACACCGTGGGCCTGGAGTCCCTGCTGTTGCTGCGCGACGCCGACCGCGTGCTACAAGTTCACGTGGA GTACATTGAGTCCTACGCGAGCTGCGTGGTGGTGCAGGCCTTTCAGAAGGCAGCAAAGAAGAGGAG ggagTTCTGGCGGGGGCAGCGGAAGGCCCTGTGGCAGCTGCTGTCGGGCATGAGCTCCGAGGCCTCTGTGGGCACGGCACTGGCCCAGGCCCTCCACCAGCCGCTGGCCCATCACGTGCAGCAGTATGTGTTCCTCCTGCTGAGCCTTGGGGACAGCACTGCGGAC CCTTACCCCACGCGGGAGCTGGTGGTGCATGCGGCCACCCTCTTCGGGAACCTGCAGTCCTTCATGAGGCAGGTGCTGGACCAGGCCCTGGCCACGCAGGCTCTCCGGCACTCCCTGAGCAGCCGGCTGAGA GATTTGCTCTGCACCCCTGCACGCCGACTCTTGCAGGACAGCCAGGACGTACCGGTGACGGTGACCCCGCTGCGGGCAGAGCGCGTGCTGCTCTTTGACGATGTCCTCGTCTTGCTGCAG GGTCACAGTGTCCACACCTTTGATCTGAAGCTGGTGTGGCTGGATCCTGGGCAGGACGG GTGCACCTTTCACCTCCTCACACCTGAGGAAGAGCTCTCCTTTTGCTCCAAGGACCCCCAGGACCGG ATGGTCTGGCAGTGGAAAGTGACTcaggctgtgtgccaggccctgcgtGGGAAGAAGGACTTCCCTGTGCTGGGGGCAGGCCTAGAGCCCTCCGAGCCCCCCACCTGCCGCTGCGTGGCATACACCTTCCGTGCGGAGGGCCGGCTCTGCCAGGCCACCTACGAGGGCGAGTGGTGTCGGGGCAGGCCCCATGGCAG GGGCACCCTGAAGTGGCCCGATGGCCGGAATCACGTGGGGAGTTTTTGCCAGGGCCTGGAGCACGG CTTCGGCATCCGCCTGGTGCCTCAGGCCTCGGAGGATAAGTTTGACTGTTACAAGTGCCACTGGCGGGAAGGCAGCATGTGTGGCTACGGCATCTGTGA GTACGGCACCGACAAGGTGTACAAAGGCTACTTCCGGGCGGGCCTGCGGCACGGATTTGGGGTCCTCGAGAGCGCCCCACAGGCCCCACAGCCCTTCAAGTACACGGGCCACTGGGAGAGGGGCCAGCGGAGCGGGTATGGCGTCGAGGAGGACGGTGACAG GGGTGAGCGCTATATTGGCATGTGGCAGGCCGACCAGCGCCACGGTCCGGGGGTCATGGTCACCCAGGCTGGTGTCTGCTACCAGGGGACCTTCCAGGCGGACAAGATGGTG GGCCCCGGGATCCTCCTGTCTGAAGATGACTCCCTGTATGAGGGCACCTTCACCAGGGACCTGACCCTTGTGGGGAAG ggcaaggtcaccttccccaATGGCTTCACCTTGGAGGGCTCTTTTGGCAGCGGGGCAGGGAAAGGACTGCATACCCAGGGTGTGCTGGACACAGCTGCCTTCCCGCCAGATCCGAGCAGCACCCGAAAGAG GCAGCTAGGTGTAGGTGCCTTCCCCGTGGAGAGCCGCTGGCAGGGCATCTATGGCCCCTTCCGGGACTTTGTTAGTGCCGGCTGTCCTGGGGACGAGCAGGAGACCCTGCTGGGCTTCCACGTGCAGAACTCGAGGGAGCTACGCAAGTCCCAGGAGTACCTGTGTTGTGAGAG ggcccagcccgaGCCCTGTGCGGACAGAATGGAAGACGTCTTGGATGAGCTGCTGCTGCACCGGGAGCCCCCGGCCCTGCGGGAGTGCCTCGGGAAG GCTCTGAGCAACTCCCTGCACCCCCTGGGAAAGCTGCTCCGGACGCTGATGCTGACCTTCCAGGCCACGTACGCGGGCATGGGGGCCAGCAAGCATCTGCAGGCGCTGGCCCAGGAGGAGGTGAAGCAGCACGCCCGCGAGCTCTGGGCTGCCTACAG GGGTCTGCTGCAGGTGGCCTTACAGCGCAAGGGCCAGGCTCCCGAGGAGGACGAGGATACGGAGACAAG GGACCTGCAGGTGCATGGCCTCGTGCTGCCCCTTATGCTGCCCAGCTTCTACTCAGAGCTCTTCACTCTCTACCTGCTTCTTCATGAGACGGAGGACAGTCTCTACAGCCAGGGCATCGCCAACCTGAGCCTCTTCCCCGACACCAAGCTGCTCGAGTTCCTGGACGTGCAGAA GCATCTGTGGCCCCTCAAGGACCTCACGCTGACAACCAATCAG AGGCTCTCCCTGGTCAGGGACAAGTGCTTCCTGTCAGCCACTGAGTGTCTGCAGAAGATCAT CACCACGGTGGACCCCCGGGAGAAGCTGGAGGTGCTGGAGAGGACGTACGGGGAAATTGAGGCCACCGTGTCACGTGTGCTGGGCCAGGAGCACAAGCTGCCCATGGACGACCTGCTGCCACTGCTGATCTACGTGGTGTCACGTGCCCG TCTTGTTACGAGCACATCCAGAAGGAAGATATGA
- the ALS2CL gene encoding ALS2 C-terminal-like protein isoform X1 yields MCSPEEEALLRLEEVFSATLARINSLVLQPLLETTPEPSDAQGREGVRLLQQLHQSSQRLWEVTEESLHSLQERLGHQDTVGLESLLLLRDADRVLQVHVEYIESYASCVVVQAFQKAAKKRREFWRGQRKALWQLLSGMSSEASVGTALAQALHQPLAHHVQQYVFLLLSLGDSTADPYPTRELVVHAATLFGNLQSFMRQVLDQALATQALRHSLSSRLRDLLCTPARRLLQDSQDVPVTVTPLRAERVLLFDDVLVLLQGHSVHTFDLKLVWLDPGQDGCTFHLLTPEEELSFCSKDPQDRMVWQWKVTQAVCQALRGKKDFPVLGAGLEPSEPPTCRCVAYTFRAEGRLCQATYEGEWCRGRPHGRGTLKWPDGRNHVGSFCQGLEHGFGIRLVPQASEDKFDCYKCHWREGSMCGYGICEYGTDKVYKGYFRAGLRHGFGVLESAPQAPQPFKYTGHWERGQRSGYGVEEDGDRGERYIGMWQADQRHGPGVMVTQAGVCYQGTFQADKMVGPGILLSEDDSLYEGTFTRDLTLVGKGKVTFPNGFTLEGSFGSGAGKGLHTQGVLDTAAFPPDPSSTRKRQLGVGAFPVESRWQGIYGPFRDFVSAGCPGDEQETLLGFHVQNSRELRKSQEYLCCERAQPEPCADRMEDVLDELLLHREPPALRECLGKALSNSLHPLGKLLRTLMLTFQATYAGMGASKHLQALAQEEVKQHARELWAAYRGLLQVALQRKGQAPEEDEDTETRDLQVHGLVLPLMLPSFYSELFTLYLLLHETEDSLYSQGIANLSLFPDTKLLEFLDVQKHLWPLKDLTLTTNQRLSLVRDKCFLSATECLQKIITTVDPREKLEVLERTYGEIEATVSRVLGQEHKLPMDDLLPLLIYVVSRARIQHLGAEIHLIRDMMDPIHTGGLYDFLLTALESCYEHIQKEDMRLHRFPGRWDSREHW; encoded by the exons ATGTGCAGCCCGGAGGAGGAGGCCCTGCTGCGGCTGGAGGAGGTCTTCTCGGCTACCCTCGCCCGCATCAACAGCCTTGTCCTCCAGCCCCTGCTCGAAACCA ccccagagccctcGGATGCCCAGGGCAGAGAGGGCGTGCGGCTCCTGCAGCAGCTGCACCAGAGCTCCCAGCGGCTCTGGGAGGTGACGGAGGAGAGCCTGCACTCGCTGCAGGAGAGGCTGGGCCACCAGGACACCGTGGGCCTGGAGTCCCTGCTGTTGCTGCGCGACGCCGACCGCGTGCTACAAGTTCACGTGGA GTACATTGAGTCCTACGCGAGCTGCGTGGTGGTGCAGGCCTTTCAGAAGGCAGCAAAGAAGAGGAG ggagTTCTGGCGGGGGCAGCGGAAGGCCCTGTGGCAGCTGCTGTCGGGCATGAGCTCCGAGGCCTCTGTGGGCACGGCACTGGCCCAGGCCCTCCACCAGCCGCTGGCCCATCACGTGCAGCAGTATGTGTTCCTCCTGCTGAGCCTTGGGGACAGCACTGCGGAC CCTTACCCCACGCGGGAGCTGGTGGTGCATGCGGCCACCCTCTTCGGGAACCTGCAGTCCTTCATGAGGCAGGTGCTGGACCAGGCCCTGGCCACGCAGGCTCTCCGGCACTCCCTGAGCAGCCGGCTGAGA GATTTGCTCTGCACCCCTGCACGCCGACTCTTGCAGGACAGCCAGGACGTACCGGTGACGGTGACCCCGCTGCGGGCAGAGCGCGTGCTGCTCTTTGACGATGTCCTCGTCTTGCTGCAG GGTCACAGTGTCCACACCTTTGATCTGAAGCTGGTGTGGCTGGATCCTGGGCAGGACGG GTGCACCTTTCACCTCCTCACACCTGAGGAAGAGCTCTCCTTTTGCTCCAAGGACCCCCAGGACCGG ATGGTCTGGCAGTGGAAAGTGACTcaggctgtgtgccaggccctgcgtGGGAAGAAGGACTTCCCTGTGCTGGGGGCAGGCCTAGAGCCCTCCGAGCCCCCCACCTGCCGCTGCGTGGCATACACCTTCCGTGCGGAGGGCCGGCTCTGCCAGGCCACCTACGAGGGCGAGTGGTGTCGGGGCAGGCCCCATGGCAG GGGCACCCTGAAGTGGCCCGATGGCCGGAATCACGTGGGGAGTTTTTGCCAGGGCCTGGAGCACGG CTTCGGCATCCGCCTGGTGCCTCAGGCCTCGGAGGATAAGTTTGACTGTTACAAGTGCCACTGGCGGGAAGGCAGCATGTGTGGCTACGGCATCTGTGA GTACGGCACCGACAAGGTGTACAAAGGCTACTTCCGGGCGGGCCTGCGGCACGGATTTGGGGTCCTCGAGAGCGCCCCACAGGCCCCACAGCCCTTCAAGTACACGGGCCACTGGGAGAGGGGCCAGCGGAGCGGGTATGGCGTCGAGGAGGACGGTGACAG GGGTGAGCGCTATATTGGCATGTGGCAGGCCGACCAGCGCCACGGTCCGGGGGTCATGGTCACCCAGGCTGGTGTCTGCTACCAGGGGACCTTCCAGGCGGACAAGATGGTG GGCCCCGGGATCCTCCTGTCTGAAGATGACTCCCTGTATGAGGGCACCTTCACCAGGGACCTGACCCTTGTGGGGAAG ggcaaggtcaccttccccaATGGCTTCACCTTGGAGGGCTCTTTTGGCAGCGGGGCAGGGAAAGGACTGCATACCCAGGGTGTGCTGGACACAGCTGCCTTCCCGCCAGATCCGAGCAGCACCCGAAAGAG GCAGCTAGGTGTAGGTGCCTTCCCCGTGGAGAGCCGCTGGCAGGGCATCTATGGCCCCTTCCGGGACTTTGTTAGTGCCGGCTGTCCTGGGGACGAGCAGGAGACCCTGCTGGGCTTCCACGTGCAGAACTCGAGGGAGCTACGCAAGTCCCAGGAGTACCTGTGTTGTGAGAG ggcccagcccgaGCCCTGTGCGGACAGAATGGAAGACGTCTTGGATGAGCTGCTGCTGCACCGGGAGCCCCCGGCCCTGCGGGAGTGCCTCGGGAAG GCTCTGAGCAACTCCCTGCACCCCCTGGGAAAGCTGCTCCGGACGCTGATGCTGACCTTCCAGGCCACGTACGCGGGCATGGGGGCCAGCAAGCATCTGCAGGCGCTGGCCCAGGAGGAGGTGAAGCAGCACGCCCGCGAGCTCTGGGCTGCCTACAG GGGTCTGCTGCAGGTGGCCTTACAGCGCAAGGGCCAGGCTCCCGAGGAGGACGAGGATACGGAGACAAG GGACCTGCAGGTGCATGGCCTCGTGCTGCCCCTTATGCTGCCCAGCTTCTACTCAGAGCTCTTCACTCTCTACCTGCTTCTTCATGAGACGGAGGACAGTCTCTACAGCCAGGGCATCGCCAACCTGAGCCTCTTCCCCGACACCAAGCTGCTCGAGTTCCTGGACGTGCAGAA GCATCTGTGGCCCCTCAAGGACCTCACGCTGACAACCAATCAG AGGCTCTCCCTGGTCAGGGACAAGTGCTTCCTGTCAGCCACTGAGTGTCTGCAGAAGATCAT CACCACGGTGGACCCCCGGGAGAAGCTGGAGGTGCTGGAGAGGACGTACGGGGAAATTGAGGCCACCGTGTCACGTGTGCTGGGCCAGGAGCACAAGCTGCCCATGGACGACCTGCTGCCACTGCTGATCTACGTGGTGTCACGTGCCCG AATCCAGCACCTGGGAGCCGAGATCCACCTGATCCGAGACATGATGGACCCCATCCACACGGGGGGACTGTATGACTTCTTGCTCACGGCCCTGGAG TCTTGTTACGAGCACATCCAGAAGGAAGATATGAGGCTGCACCGCTTTCCTGGCCGCTGGGACTCCAGGGAGCACTGGTAG
- the ALS2CL gene encoding ALS2 C-terminal-like protein isoform X5: MSSEASVGTALAQALHQPLAHHVQQYVFLLLSLGDSTADPYPTRELVVHAATLFGNLQSFMRQVLDQALATQALRHSLSSRLRDLLCTPARRLLQDSQDVPVTVTPLRAERVLLFDDVLVLLQGHSVHTFDLKLVWLDPGQDGCTFHLLTPEEELSFCSKDPQDRMVWQWKVTQAVCQALRGKKDFPVLGAGLEPSEPPTCRCVAYTFRAEGRLCQATYEGEWCRGRPHGRGTLKWPDGRNHVGSFCQGLEHGFGIRLVPQASEDKFDCYKCHWREGSMCGYGICEYGTDKVYKGYFRAGLRHGFGVLESAPQAPQPFKYTGHWERGQRSGYGVEEDGDRGERYIGMWQADQRHGPGVMVTQAGVCYQGTFQADKMVGPGILLSEDDSLYEGTFTRDLTLVGKGKVTFPNGFTLEGSFGSGAGKGLHTQGVLDTAAFPPDPSSTRKRQLGVGAFPVESRWQGIYGPFRDFVSAGCPGDEQETLLGFHVQNSRELRKSQEYLCCERAQPEPCADRMEDVLDELLLHREPPALRECLGKALSNSLHPLGKLLRTLMLTFQATYAGMGASKHLQALAQEEVKQHARELWAAYRGLLQVALQRKGQAPEEDEDTETRDLQVHGLVLPLMLPSFYSELFTLYLLLHETEDSLYSQGIANLSLFPDTKLLEFLDVQKHLWPLKDLTLTTNQRLSLVRDKCFLSATECLQKIITTVDPREKLEVLERTYGEIEATVSRVLGQEHKLPMDDLLPLLIYVVSRARIQHLGAEIHLIRDMMDPIHTGGLYDFLLTALESCYEHIQKEDMRLHRFPGRWDSREHW, from the exons ATGAGCTCCGAGGCCTCTGTGGGCACGGCACTGGCCCAGGCCCTCCACCAGCCGCTGGCCCATCACGTGCAGCAGTATGTGTTCCTCCTGCTGAGCCTTGGGGACAGCACTGCGGAC CCTTACCCCACGCGGGAGCTGGTGGTGCATGCGGCCACCCTCTTCGGGAACCTGCAGTCCTTCATGAGGCAGGTGCTGGACCAGGCCCTGGCCACGCAGGCTCTCCGGCACTCCCTGAGCAGCCGGCTGAGA GATTTGCTCTGCACCCCTGCACGCCGACTCTTGCAGGACAGCCAGGACGTACCGGTGACGGTGACCCCGCTGCGGGCAGAGCGCGTGCTGCTCTTTGACGATGTCCTCGTCTTGCTGCAG GGTCACAGTGTCCACACCTTTGATCTGAAGCTGGTGTGGCTGGATCCTGGGCAGGACGG GTGCACCTTTCACCTCCTCACACCTGAGGAAGAGCTCTCCTTTTGCTCCAAGGACCCCCAGGACCGG ATGGTCTGGCAGTGGAAAGTGACTcaggctgtgtgccaggccctgcgtGGGAAGAAGGACTTCCCTGTGCTGGGGGCAGGCCTAGAGCCCTCCGAGCCCCCCACCTGCCGCTGCGTGGCATACACCTTCCGTGCGGAGGGCCGGCTCTGCCAGGCCACCTACGAGGGCGAGTGGTGTCGGGGCAGGCCCCATGGCAG GGGCACCCTGAAGTGGCCCGATGGCCGGAATCACGTGGGGAGTTTTTGCCAGGGCCTGGAGCACGG CTTCGGCATCCGCCTGGTGCCTCAGGCCTCGGAGGATAAGTTTGACTGTTACAAGTGCCACTGGCGGGAAGGCAGCATGTGTGGCTACGGCATCTGTGA GTACGGCACCGACAAGGTGTACAAAGGCTACTTCCGGGCGGGCCTGCGGCACGGATTTGGGGTCCTCGAGAGCGCCCCACAGGCCCCACAGCCCTTCAAGTACACGGGCCACTGGGAGAGGGGCCAGCGGAGCGGGTATGGCGTCGAGGAGGACGGTGACAG GGGTGAGCGCTATATTGGCATGTGGCAGGCCGACCAGCGCCACGGTCCGGGGGTCATGGTCACCCAGGCTGGTGTCTGCTACCAGGGGACCTTCCAGGCGGACAAGATGGTG GGCCCCGGGATCCTCCTGTCTGAAGATGACTCCCTGTATGAGGGCACCTTCACCAGGGACCTGACCCTTGTGGGGAAG ggcaaggtcaccttccccaATGGCTTCACCTTGGAGGGCTCTTTTGGCAGCGGGGCAGGGAAAGGACTGCATACCCAGGGTGTGCTGGACACAGCTGCCTTCCCGCCAGATCCGAGCAGCACCCGAAAGAG GCAGCTAGGTGTAGGTGCCTTCCCCGTGGAGAGCCGCTGGCAGGGCATCTATGGCCCCTTCCGGGACTTTGTTAGTGCCGGCTGTCCTGGGGACGAGCAGGAGACCCTGCTGGGCTTCCACGTGCAGAACTCGAGGGAGCTACGCAAGTCCCAGGAGTACCTGTGTTGTGAGAG ggcccagcccgaGCCCTGTGCGGACAGAATGGAAGACGTCTTGGATGAGCTGCTGCTGCACCGGGAGCCCCCGGCCCTGCGGGAGTGCCTCGGGAAG GCTCTGAGCAACTCCCTGCACCCCCTGGGAAAGCTGCTCCGGACGCTGATGCTGACCTTCCAGGCCACGTACGCGGGCATGGGGGCCAGCAAGCATCTGCAGGCGCTGGCCCAGGAGGAGGTGAAGCAGCACGCCCGCGAGCTCTGGGCTGCCTACAG GGGTCTGCTGCAGGTGGCCTTACAGCGCAAGGGCCAGGCTCCCGAGGAGGACGAGGATACGGAGACAAG GGACCTGCAGGTGCATGGCCTCGTGCTGCCCCTTATGCTGCCCAGCTTCTACTCAGAGCTCTTCACTCTCTACCTGCTTCTTCATGAGACGGAGGACAGTCTCTACAGCCAGGGCATCGCCAACCTGAGCCTCTTCCCCGACACCAAGCTGCTCGAGTTCCTGGACGTGCAGAA GCATCTGTGGCCCCTCAAGGACCTCACGCTGACAACCAATCAG AGGCTCTCCCTGGTCAGGGACAAGTGCTTCCTGTCAGCCACTGAGTGTCTGCAGAAGATCAT CACCACGGTGGACCCCCGGGAGAAGCTGGAGGTGCTGGAGAGGACGTACGGGGAAATTGAGGCCACCGTGTCACGTGTGCTGGGCCAGGAGCACAAGCTGCCCATGGACGACCTGCTGCCACTGCTGATCTACGTGGTGTCACGTGCCCG AATCCAGCACCTGGGAGCCGAGATCCACCTGATCCGAGACATGATGGACCCCATCCACACGGGGGGACTGTATGACTTCTTGCTCACGGCCCTGGAG TCTTGTTACGAGCACATCCAGAAGGAAGATATGAGGCTGCACCGCTTTCCTGGCCGCTGGGACTCCAGGGAGCACTGGTAG